The window GATAACTGGGCTGATGACTCGCCAGGCTGTCGTGAATTACTCAATAAAGAGATTCTACCAGTAACCCGTTATTACTCTTATATCGAAATAACTCGACGAGCACATCAAACGCTCTGGAGAGAATACGAAGCACTGCAAGGAACTCACGCAAACTTTGCAATGCAAAACATAAGGACTGTGGATGACATTTTCCCAGTCTTCAGGGAGCTATTTAAAAAACAAGTCAGCTAGTGGCTAACACAGTTAACACCTGTTGATGATTAGTTTTTAATGTCAATAAGCGCTTTTGGGGAGTGTGTTATATGATTTCAACCACAAAGACAAAAACGCTCAGTGATGGTCCAGATTGGACTTTTGACCTACTTGATCAGTATCACGTAGAGATCAAGCGCATTGCTGAACATTATCAGTTAGATGCCTATCCTAATCAGATAGAGGTCATTACAGCTGAACAAATGATGGATGCTTATTCCAGTATCGGCATGCCAATTAATTACCATCATTGGTCATTCGGTAAACGTTTCATCGAAACTGAACGTGGTTACAAGCATGGTCAAATGGGTCTGGCTTATGAAATTGTTATTAACTCAGACCCTTGTATCTCTTATCTTATGGAAGAAAATACCATCACAATGCAGGCATTAGTGATGGCGCACGCATGTTATGGCCATAATTCTTTCTTCAAAGGTAACTATTTATTCAAGACATGGACAGATGCAAGTTCGATCATTGATTATCTTTTATTTGCCCGTAAATACATCACAGAATGTGAAGAAAGGTATGGCGTAGATGATGTCGAAAGGCTACTCGATTCTTGCCACGCGTTAATGAACTACGGTGTAGATCGCTACAAACGACCACAAAAAATATCGTTAGTGGAAGAAACAGCACGCCAAAAAGCACGTGAAGATTATTTGCAAACTCAAGTGAATTCACTATGGCGCACAATTCCAGTTAATGAAGAAAAAGAAAGCCATTCAGAAGAAGTGCGTTTCCCTTCTGAGCCTCAAGAAAACATTCTTTATTTCTTCGAAAAACACGCCCCCTTGCTAGAGCCTTGGCAAAGAGAAATCGTTCGAATTGTGCGTAAGGTTAGCCAATATTTCTACCCGCAAAAACAAACCCAAGTAATGAACGAAGGTTGGGCGACTTTTTGGCATTACACCATCATGAACCACCTCTATGACGACGGTTTAGTCACTGACCGTTTCATTATGGAGTTCCTCCTCAACCATACAAATGTTGTGCTACAGCCTGAATATAATAGCCCTTACTACAATGGTATTAATCCTTATGCCCTTGGTTTTGCTATGTTCCAAGATATTCGACGTATGTGTGAAAACCCAACAGAAGAGGATAAACAGTGGTTTCCTGATATTGCAGGTAAGGATTGGTTAGAAACCGTACACTTTGCGATGAGGAACTTTAAAGATGAAAGCTTTATTAGCCAATATCTTTCGCCGAAGTTAATGCGTGATTTTAAGTTCTTTGCCGTCAATGATGATGACAGGCACAACTATGTGGAAGTCGATGCGATTCATAATGAAGAAGGCTATCGTGCTATTCGTGAAAAGTTATCCTCTCAGTACAACCTCAGTAATAATGAGCCCAACATTCAAGTTTGGAATGTGGCACTTAGAGGTGATCGTTCATTAACTCTTCGTTATGTACCACACAATCGCGTACCACTCGCAGATAGCTATAATGAGGTGATTAAACATTTACACCGTATTTGGGGATTTGACGTAACGCTTGAAGAAGAGATGCCTGATGGCAGGACACAAATTCTGGCAACTTGCCCTATTCAAAATCAATATAACACTGAAATATAAAGCCTATTTTATGTTACAGAATGTGTGAAAGGTAACGTAAAGAATACAATAAAAAAAGCCGAAGGTAATATTACCTTCGGCTTTTTATATATCTAAATTAAAGAACAGTTACTGCTCTTCTTCGTATAAGTAATGTGCAATTTCGATACGATTACTGTACCAAATTGCACCACTTTCACGACCATATTTCTTTAAACGATCGGCAACATGATCAGGTTGATTATTATCACAGTAAGACTGCATTTCACGGTAGAAATCTAGTGCTAACTGGCACGCTTCTGGGCTCATGAAATAATAACCACCCACACGAGTGTAAATTTTACGCAAACCATTAATCGTCAATACGTACAACTTATTACCTGATTTGCCCGCTAAACCTTGGAACAAACGATAATCATAATAGTTAAATGCACGAGCACGACAAATTGCTTCACACAATTCAGGATCCGTTTTGCCATATTTATCAACAATTTTCTTAACTTGCTGCATAAGTGGCAGTTTGTCATC is drawn from Photobacterium profundum SS9 and contains these coding sequences:
- a CDS encoding SpoVR family protein — its product is MISTTKTKTLSDGPDWTFDLLDQYHVEIKRIAEHYQLDAYPNQIEVITAEQMMDAYSSIGMPINYHHWSFGKRFIETERGYKHGQMGLAYEIVINSDPCISYLMEENTITMQALVMAHACYGHNSFFKGNYLFKTWTDASSIIDYLLFARKYITECEERYGVDDVERLLDSCHALMNYGVDRYKRPQKISLVEETARQKAREDYLQTQVNSLWRTIPVNEEKESHSEEVRFPSEPQENILYFFEKHAPLLEPWQREIVRIVRKVSQYFYPQKQTQVMNEGWATFWHYTIMNHLYDDGLVTDRFIMEFLLNHTNVVLQPEYNSPYYNGINPYALGFAMFQDIRRMCENPTEEDKQWFPDIAGKDWLETVHFAMRNFKDESFISQYLSPKLMRDFKFFAVNDDDRHNYVEVDAIHNEEGYRAIREKLSSQYNLSNNEPNIQVWNVALRGDRSLTLRYVPHNRVPLADSYNEVIKHLHRIWGFDVTLEEEMPDGRTQILATCPIQNQYNTEI